One Chaetodon trifascialis isolate fChaTrf1 chromosome 13, fChaTrf1.hap1, whole genome shotgun sequence DNA segment encodes these proteins:
- the LOC139341753 gene encoding uncharacterized protein: protein MFSQAEMCFLAEYAKTMAPVAKALNVLQGDVKVSMGHHLPTIAVLISKLENVRLSLKYCQLLVDALLGGVEKRFGEMMSDPELIAAAILQPMFKTTWTTDDVLQRGLGYIKEHLPSYDEPPLQPNDSSSTSDEDDFFSGLKHTHTQETTKQLDTYLACTSEGMDIFTPCPAVARLSLKLNTGLPASAACERLFSTAGLLFTPRRGRIHSQNLENQLLLKLNKAFFDFRKTATHR from the exons AT gTTCAGTCAggctgaaatgtgctttttggcTGAGTATGCCAAAACCATGGCTCCAGTTGCGAAGGCCCTGAACGTACTGCAGGGAGACGTCAAAGTCAGCATGGGACATCACCTCCCTACAATCGCCGTGCTCATCTCAAAGCTTGAGAACGTCAGACTGTCGCTGAAATACTGTCAGCTGCTGGTTGATGCCCTCCTAG GTGGGGTGGAGAAGCGTTTTGGAGAAATGATGTCTGACCCAGAGCTGATTGCTGCAGCTATCCTTCAACCAATGTTCAAAACGACCTGGACGACTGATGATGTCCTCCAACGAG GCCTTGGATACATCAAGGAACATCTTCCTTCGTACGATGAACCACCTCTGCAGCCGAATGACTCTTCAAGTACgtctgatgaagatgatttcttctctggtttaaagcacacacacacccaggaaACCACCAAGCAGCTGGATACATACCTGGCATGTACATCTGAAGGTATGGACATTTTCACACCCTGCCCAGCAGTAGCCAGACTGTCGCTGAAGTTAAACACAGGCCTACCGGCCTCTGCTGCTTGTGAAAGGCTTTTCAGTACAGCTGGATTGCTCTTCACCCCAAGACGTGGAAGGATTCACTCACAGAACTTGGAAAACCAGCTGCTACTGAAGTTGAATAAGGCCTTCTTCGATTTCAGGAAGACCGCGACACACAGATAG